The DNA segment GAATCTTGCTGTGATCCAGAGGCTGCAGCAACCCGAGTTTGATGAGGATGGGCACGATGAAATCGGAAGGTACGACCACGTCATACTGGCTCACGCCGCCTGCCTGAAGCTTGGCAAGCATGTCCTCGTTGGACTCGTACAGGTCGATGAGGACCTTGATCCCGGTTTCCCGCTCGAACGATTCAATGATGGCAGGATCGATGTACTCCGACCAGATGTAGAGTCGGAGCTCATCGGACGCTGCCCGGCCTACCGTGGGCACGGTCAACAGCAGGATACACACCAGGGTAAACAGCACCCGAATGAGGCGCATCTCCTCAAGCCTCCTTTTCTAGCGCCGCGTGAGGCGCTCGACGCCCACGACCAGTATCACGGTGGCAAAGAAGACCAGTGTCGAGAGGGCGTGGATCTCTGGCATAATCCCCCGCCGGGTGGATGCGTAGATGAAAAGGGGCAGCGTCGTTGAGGTGGGCGCGGAAGTAAAGAAGCTGATGACGAAGTCGTCCAGCGAAAGCGTGAAGGCCAGCATCGAACCGGCCACGATCCCCGGGGCGAGAAGAGGCAGCATCACCCTCCGCAGCAAGTAAGGCGTACCCGCATAGAGATCGCGAGCAGCCTCCTCGATGTTCTTTTCGAGGGAGACCAGACGGCCACGCACCACCAATGCCACGAAGGCCACCTGAAAGGTGATGTGGCCGATGATCATGGTGAGCAGACCCGGTTCGAAGACGGACGAAACGGCTCGCAACAGGCCGAACGCCACCACCAGGGCGGCCGCCAGGATGATGTCCGGGGTCACCACGGGAAGATACAGGATTGTTTCGAACAGGCTGCCCCACCGGCGGGACCAGGGAAAGCGATCCATTCCGATGGCGAGGGCGGTACCCAGTAGCGTAGCCGCCAGCGTGGAGAACAGGGCGAGCACCAGAGTGTTTCCCGCAGCCTGCAGGATGTACTCGTCATGCAAGAGCTTCCGGTACCAGTCCCAGGAGAAGCCGCGCCATACGAGCCCGTAGCGCGAAGCGTTCACCGAAAAGACCGCCACCGCAAGCATGGGCCCGTACAGGAACGCCAGGGTCAACAAAGCAGCAGCGCTGGCAAGGGGGTGGAGCCGGTTCATACGATTTCGACCCCCCTGCCCTGCCGCCGGTACGCGTACAGGGCCACCAGGGTGAGTACCATGAACCCAAGGCTGATCGCCGCACCAAACGGCCAGTCGCGGCTCGGACCGAACTGCTGCTGAATGAGGTTGCCAACTAGCAGGTACTTCGCGCCGCCCAGCAGGTCCGGCACCACGAACATCCCCATGGCCGGGATGAAGCTCAGGATGACGCCCACCGAAAGGCCGGGAACGGTCTGCGGCAAAATGGCCTGCGTGAAGACCCGTACTCGGGAGGCGTACAGGTCCTGGGCAGCCTCCACCAACGACCGATCAAGCCGTTCGGCCGTGGTGTACAGGGGGAGCACCACAAAGGGCAAGAACGTGGAGACCATGCCCACGTAAACGGCAAAGGCGCTCGGGTACAGAGCGGTTCCGGGGGGGATGAGGTGCAGGGCTGCAGCCAGCCTGGCCGGAGGGAGTTCCGGGGCAAAGACGAGCATCCAGGCATAGGTGCGGATGACGAGATTGGTCCAGAATGGGACGATGACCAAGGTCAACCAGAAGTAACGGGTTCGAGGCGGCCGGGTGGCAATGAAGAAGGCCAGAGGATAGGAGAGCACCACGGCCACCAGCGTCGTGACAAACGCGACCCAGACACTTCTCCACAAGACCAGGAGGTAGTCGGCACTCCATCCGAAGAGGCCGAAGCCCAGCAACCTCCCGTAGTTCTCCAGTGTGAAGGTCCACTCAAGCTGCCCGTAGGCTCCGCGGCTTGCGAAACTCACGGCAATTAGGACGAGCCCCGGGAACACCAGGAACGCCAGAAGCCACAGCATGCCGGGAAGCAGAAAGAGAAGCCCGCGAGAGACGAGGCGGCGGTGTGGGGCCAGTTCCCCGTGCCAGACCATCACCTTACTCATCGAGCACCACCAGAGCCTCTCGCGGAAGTTCCAGCCATACCTCGTCGCCCTCCTGCAGGGGATACAGATCGGCGGCTCGGACGCGCAGTTGGCCCGGATCGAAGAAAGCCTCGACGAAGGCCCCCCTATACACGACCTCCCGTAACCGGCCACGCACCCCGTTCGCCGCAGGAGGCGTTAGACCAAGGCGTACTCGTTCCGGGCGAATCGCGAGCGTCCTCTGCCGCCAACTGGGCTTTTCGTTCAATTCCAGGATGCCGAACTGGGTCTCCACCACATCGCCAAGGCTCGTCGCAAGAATGAGGTTGGCCGCTCCCAGGAACTCCGCCACGTAGCGGTTGCAGGGACGCTCGTAGATCTCCTGAGGCGTTCCTACCTGAACCATGATGCCAGGCTGCATGACGGCGATGCGATCCGAGACGGCCATCGCCTCATCCTGATCGTGGGTCACGAGAATGAACGTGGCGCTGAGCCGCCGCTGGAGCCGCCGGAGTTCCACCTGAAGGATCGCGCGCAGCTTCGCGTCCAGGGACGAGAGCGGCTCGTCGAGGAGCAGGATTTCCGGCTCGTTGACAAGGGCCCGAGCCAGCGCCACCCGCTGCTGCTGACCACCGGAGAGCTGATGGGGATAGCGGCCCGCCAGCGAGTCCAGCTGGAGCATGGCAAGGGCATCTTCGACACGCCGCTTGATTGCTGTGACAGGGAAGCGGCGGGATCTCAGGCCGAAGGCCACGTTTTCGTAAACATCGAGGTGCGGGAACAGGGCGTAGTTTTGAAAGACCGTATTGATAGGACGCATGTTGGCAGGAAGCGACGTGATATCTTTACCCGAAAGGAGGATTCGGCCTGAATCAGGCAGCTCCAACCCGGCGATGATGCGCAGGAGGGTGGTCTTGCCGCATCCTGATGGGCCGAGCAGCGTGAAGAACTCTCCCCCGCGCACGAGCAGGTCCACTCCCCTCAGCGCGGCAACGTCGCCGAAACGCTTGCTGACGCGTTCGATGGTAAGCCCTGTGGCCGCACTCTCGCCCGCGGGTTTCAGCTCAAGAGCGCCCGGTTCGGCGTCAGGCGCCACCGGGACCACGCTGTCATCCAGGGAAAGGCCGGACACGGGAGCCTTTTTCATTCGATCCTCGTTACGTCGTCCCATTCGCCGGTCTCCCGCCACTCTCCGTCAACGAAGATGCCGTACTGATCCACAACGACATTCCCTCCCGAAGGTTAACACTACGCCGTTGGGTTTGCGCGCCCAACGGCCGGTGGAATCGCTCGCCGACCATCAAAACACGGTCAGCGTAGGCACTCATTACCTGGTTCATGACGAAGCATATTGCCTGGTTCCTGCGCCCTGGCGGTCCACTCTAGCCAAGGCCTGACTCAGAATGCGGAGGCCCTCTTCCAGCTCCTCGTCGGTGATCACCAGGGGGAAGAGGAGACGGATCACGTTGTTGTACGTGCCTGCCTTCATCAGGATGAGCCCCCGGCGATGAGCGGCCGCCAGTACGGCAGCCGTCGCCCCCTCATCCGGCTCACGCGTCGACGGGCTGCGCACCAGCTCCATGGCCAGCATGGGACCGAGCCCCCGCACGTCACCGATCAGGGGATTCTCTCGCTGGAACGCGACCAGCCGCTCGCGGGCCAGGTCTCCCAGGCGTCGTGCCCGCTCCAGGAAGCCGGGCGCCGTGACCATGTCGAGAACCGCCAGCGCCGCACTGCAGGCCACCGGGTTCCCGGCGAAGGTACCCCCCAGGCCGCCCACCTGGGGCGCATCCATCAGCTCGGCCCGGCCTACCACCGCCCCCAGCGGTAGCCCCGCCGCCAAAGACTTGGCCAGGGTGATCAGATCTGGTTCGATGCCCAGTTGCTCGCTGGCCAGCAGCGTCCCCGTACGCCCCATCCCGGTCTGTACCTCGTCGGCGATGAAGACGATGCCATGCTCCCGGCAGAAGCGGGCCACGCGCTGGGCAAAGGCCGGAGGTGTGGGCAGGAAGCCCCCCTCCCCCAGTACAGGCTCCAGGATCACGGCTGCCACCCGCTCCGTGCCGATCTCCCGCACCACTCGCTCCTCGAAGGCCCGGTACACCTCGTCCACATACGCCTCTTCGGTGAGCTCCGGCGGGCGCCGGTACAGGTACGGGAAAGGCGCCCGGTACACCTCGGGCGCAAGCGGGCCGAAACCGAGCTTGTAAGGCGACGCCTTGGCGGTCAGGGTCATGCCCAGGAGGGTCCGCCCATGGAACGCATGGGCGAAGGCGACCACCGCCGGCCGCCCCGTGGCTGCCCGGGCGATCTTCACCGCGTTCTCCACCGCCTCGGCTCCGCTGTTGAGCAGGAGCGTCTTCTTCGGGCCCGCGCCCGGCGCCAGCTCGGCGAGGCGACGCGCCACCTGGACGTACGGCTCGTTCCACATCACGTGCATACACGAGTGAAGGTAGCGGCTGGCCTGGTCCACCACGGCTCGGACCACCGGGTCCGGCGTGTGACCGACGTTGAGCACCCCGATCCCGCCGGCGAAGTCGATGTAGAGGCGCCCGTCCACGTCCTCCACGGTCGCCCCGTGCCCACGGTCCATGAAAGCATCGACGGTTCCGAAGACGCCGCGGGGAACGTAGCGGCGACGAAGCTCGTTCAACTCGCTGTTGGTAGCCATGGCGCTTCTCCCTTTTCCAACCGGCGAGATCTTCAGTCTTGCGTGCTTGTTAGATTCACTCCTCTCCCTCTCCTTTGTCTTGAGCCTACAAATGAACATTCCGCTATTGTTGTCGATTCACAGGTTCCGAGGGTGAGACTGCCTCGTGGGTCCCCAGCCACGCCTCGATCTGTTGGGCTGCAGCGAGAAGCAAGCGGGTTTCGGGATCGGAGAGGTCGCGCCCCAGGAGCTTCTCGATGGCACGCGCCCGGTAGCGTAGGGTGTTGGGGTGGATGAAGAGGGACCGGGCAGCCGCTTGCCCGTCGAACCCCGCCTCCACCAGGGCTCGAATCACCTCCAGGTGGGTACCCGGGTGGGGCCCCTCGAGGATGGCCTGGAGGAGGTCTTCCCACCACCGCCTGAGCTCGGTCTTAGGGATTCGCGCCAGCAGGTGGAGGAAGCGGGCGTCCTCGTAGCGGAGCACACCCTGGAGCAGAGGCTGCGTGAGAAGGGCGGCGTGGGCTTCCTCGTAGCTGCGGCTCACGCCCTCGAGGCCCGGGTGGGGCTGGCCGACGGCCAGAACGGGTCGGGCGCCACCCGACGCAAGCCGGAGGTACAGATCCTGCCAGGAATCCCCCTGTCCGGGCATTCGCGGGCCGTGCACGACGTCCACGAAGACGACCAGGTTCAGGAAGTAGGTAAGGAGCGGCGGCTTGTCGTGTTTCCGAAGCCAGTCGTAGACCACCCCGCCCAGGTGCTCGCGCTGGGTGAACTCCTGCGTGGACGTCAGGGCACGAACCCGGGAGGCGGTTCCCAGCAGCCGTTCCTCGCTCACGATGCCGACCACGTGCTGGGCCCCCTCGTCGAAGCCGTGAAGGCGCGCCTGCTCGGCCAACCCAGCACTGCCCGCCATGCGCGGCGTGAGGAGCGCGTCCACGAAGCTCGAGCGTACGCGCCTCTCGGCGTGAACGGCCGCCTCCTCCCGCATCAGGTGCAGGGCGGCCACTGTCGCCCCTTGCTCGGCGGCCCTCAGGTCCAGCCCTGTGATGGGTCCGCTGCCGGCAAGGACCACCAAGTATCCCTTGCGCTCCCTACCCACCTGAATGGGCGAGACGATCACCGGCTGGCCGTTGTGATGCACGACCTCGGATTCTTCGATCCCTCGTTCGTGCACGACCCCGGTGCAGAAGGAAGGAAGCGTCCCTGCTTTCACGTTCGCCCTGGTGGGTTTCCTGAGGCCCGTGGGTTTGCCCGGGTCCGAAGGCGCCTGCTCCGCCTCGGCAGGATCGGCGATCGCCAGGATCCGGCCCTCGGGGTCGAGAATAGCCGTGGACCGCTCCAGGAGCTGCGCCACCGAGGCGCACAGCTCGTCCAGACTGCGGGCGTACAGCGCCGCGCTGGTGAGGGTGCGGTGAATCTCCTCCATACGCAGCAGGCTCTCGTACTGCTCGCGCAGGAGCTGTTCCTGAACCGCCTTGATGATCTCGATGAAGGGGATGCGAAAGGGTGCCGCGAAGACGGGGAAACCCAGGCGGTCCGCGGCGGCCCGGACCGGTTCGGGCACCGCCGGAAAGTAGCGCCCGACCGCGAGCACGAGGCCCGCCACCTCTGCATCGTGAAGACGCTCTACAAGGCCGCTCAGCCAGGTCTCTTCCCTGAACCAGGCGAACCCGGTGCTCAGCAGCAGCTCATGGCCCCGCACCCACTGCAGGGGATCAGGGATATCGATGATGTGCACCCACCGCATCTCCCTCTCCCGGCCGGCAGCCCCCGCCACCAGCGGGATCTCGCGGAAGATGGGCAGGCGTCCCACGTCTCCGATCTTCATAGTAGCGGGTTCGCTGGGGGTGGCGCGTTCCCTCCAGGGGGCAGGTCCCGCAGGCAGGCCGTCCAGAGGAGTGCGGCGGTGGTTCCACACGACGGACGGCGGGCCGGGATCACCGATCTTGAGCGGAAGCCGATCACCCCGCTCGGCCGAAAACAGGTCCTGAATCCGCGATCCGGAACCTGCTGGTGCATGACTCCCCCTAGAAGGAATTGCTCGGTCGACCAAGAAAATATGTATTGTCGACCGTTCGAAGGAGGATGTGTGTGCAGAGCGGATCGCTCCACGACCGCAGACAGGGCCTGCAACCCAGGGCCGAGCGGAGCACGAAGGCCGACGAAGCCTACCGGATACTGCGCCGCATGATCGTCACTCTCGAATTGGCCCCGGGGACGGTCATCGACGAGCGGTACTTCGCGTCGCAGTTCGGGATCGGCCGTACACCGTTGCGGGAGGCCGTTCAGCGCTTGGCCGAGCAGAACTTGGTCGTTTCGTCTCGGCACAGGCAATCCCAGGTAGCGCCAGTCGAGCTGACCGACATTCAGTGCATCTGTGAATTGCGGTTGGTGTTGGAGCCCATGGCCGCGAGTCTCGCCTGCGAGAGGGCAGACGACGAGGACATCCAGTCCGTCAGGACCATACTCGACGAGTACAAGAAGCACGTCGACGCCCACGACCTCAAGGGCGCCCTCGACGTCGACTACGAGTTCCACGACAGGCTGGCCCGGTCGACGCGCAACCCGCACCTGGCGGACGCGATCGACCGTCTGAACGCGCACAGCCAGCGGCTCTGGTTCCTCTCCTTCCGCCAGCTCAGGAGCCTGGATGGGATCCTCGAGGAGCACGATTCGGTCCTCCAGGCTCTGGCAGCCCGACGCCCGGCAGAAGCGGCTCAGGCCATGCGGAACCACATCGAGAGTTTCCGGGAGCGCATTCGCGGGCTGCTGCTCTAGGGGAGACCTGGCTCGAGCGGGGGCGATAGCGGATGGGTCCGCTGGCACGGTTCGCAGGCTCTGTCAGCGATCGTGGATGCTTGCTGGTGACCGGGGTTGCACTGCCAGACGGAGCAGCGCCCGGTGAACCATAACCCGAAGGCGGTGGTCGTGGACAACTGCGATGACAGGGGCCGGTGTTGCCTGGGCAACGCCGGAGGGCAGCGATCTCAGTGGACGAGCACGGCCGGGCGGGAGCAGTCACTTGCTGAGAGGAGTGAAAACATGCGCGGTTTCAAGGTTTGGCGAACGGTTGCTATGGCATCGGCGCTGGAGTTGGCAACGATCCTCGTCGCTGGCAGCGTCGCGGTCGTGGCGGAGGAGTCCCCGATCACTCTGAAGTACGTGGGTAGCTGGAGCAACCTCAGTCTCTACAGGAACTTCGAGCAGCCTTTCTGGAGCGAGACGGCCTCGGCGGCCCTCGACGACAGCGTTCGGTTCGAGGTGACCACCTTCGACCAGATGGGCCTCAAGGGGCCAGAGGTCTTTCGACTCATGGAGATGGGTCTGTTCAACGTGGCGGCGGCCACGGGCGACTACTTCGTCAGCGACGTGCCGCCCATCGAGGGACTCGACCTTCCGGCCCTGGCTCCTGACATCGAGACCGCGCGGAGCATCGCTCAGGCCTACGAGCCCGTGCTGGACGAGGCTTTCCAGGAGTACCACAACGCCAAGCTTCTGGCCATCGTGCCGTATCCTGCGCAGATCGTCTTCTCCAAGGACCGGATCAACGGCTTGGCCGATCTGAAGGGCAAGAAGGTTCGGGCCAGCGGCCGGAGCACCGCGGACTTCATCCAGGCCGTCGGGGGTATCGCCGTCAACTTGGCCTTCAGCGAGGTTCCCCAGGCGCTTGAGCGTGGCGTGGTCGACGCTGCGGTTACCGGGAGCCTCTCCGGTTACTCGGCAGGCTGGGGCGAGGTGGCGGACTACCTCTACCCTCTTCCCATCGGCGGGTGGGATTTCGTCGTGACGGCCATGCGATTGGAGGACTGGCAGCGCCTTGGCCCGGACCGGCAGCAGGCGCTCGCCCAGGCGGTCAAGGCGGACCTGGAGAATCCGGTCTTCCAGGCTATCGGCGATGAGACGCAGCAGGGCATCAACTGCCTGACCAACGCCGGAGCTTGCGGGTTCGGTACCCCGGCGGGCATGACCCTGATCCCCATTCGCGCGGAGGATGAGCAGTTGGCCCGACAGCTGCTGACCGACGTGGTCCTGCCCCGCTGGGCCGCACGGGTCGGCAGGTCGTGGGTGGACGGGTGGAACGAGACGATCGGCAAGGTGACCGGCCTGGTCGCCGGGCCGTAGTTCCGGACAGGGAGGGTGGCCCCAGCGAACGAAGCGGCTGCATTGGGCGCCAGGGCCACCCTCCTCCGGCTCGTGACCCAAGATGACGCGAGACGACGCGAGAAAAGGATGGCGAATCCACCGTGAACCTGTGGCTGGACCGCACGATCGAGGCCGCCCGGCGGCTGTCACGGTTTGCCGTCTGGGTGTGTGGCGTCGCGTTGTTCGGCACCGCCGGCCTGATCGGGGTCGAGGTGCTGGTGCGCAAGCTGTTTCGCATCTCGACCCAGGGAGCGACGGAGATCTCGGGCTACGTCCTGGCGGCCTGCACGGCCTGGGCGCTGGCCGACGCTCTCTTGGCCAAATCTCACGTCCGCGTCGACCTGGTTCTTCGACGAGTCGGACGGCGCACTCGGGCGTTCCTGGACCTGGTGGCACTCCTGATGCTTGCCCTCTTCGTGGCCCCGCTGGCGCATTTCGCCTTTCGAGTGGTCACGCTCTCCGTCACCCGGGGAGCCACCGCCAACACGACCCTCGCCACCCCCCTGTGGATTCCCCAGGGGATCTGGACGGTCGGCATCGTCTGGTTCCTGCTGATCATCGTGCTGCTGATCCTGCGGGTGGCCATCGCCATCGGACGCGGCGACCACGAAGCCGCGGCGCGCGTGGCGGGTATCGCGTCGCTCGATGACGAGGAGTAAGCTCGTCACGTCAGAACCCGGGAAGAGGGAATGAGCCGATGATTGTTGCAGCAGGGTTGGGCCTGCTCATCGTCCTGCTCCTCCTTGGGATACCGGTGGCGTCGGTTCTGGGCGTTCTCGGACTGGCGCTGGGGATCTTCTTCTCCCCCCTTCCAATCCATCGAGCCGTCGGCGAGATCGCCTGGTCGACGAGCACGGACTTCATCTTGGTGGCGATTCCCATGTTCGTTCTCCTGGGAGAGATCCTGCTG comes from the Limnochorda pilosa genome and includes:
- a CDS encoding ABC transporter permease is translated as MSKVMVWHGELAPHRRLVSRGLLFLLPGMLWLLAFLVFPGLVLIAVSFASRGAYGQLEWTFTLENYGRLLGFGLFGWSADYLLVLWRSVWVAFVTTLVAVVLSYPLAFFIATRPPRTRYFWLTLVIVPFWTNLVIRTYAWMLVFAPELPPARLAAALHLIPPGTALYPSAFAVYVGMVSTFLPFVVLPLYTTAERLDRSLVEAAQDLYASRVRVFTQAILPQTVPGLSVGVILSFIPAMGMFVVPDLLGGAKYLLVGNLIQQQFGPSRDWPFGAAISLGFMVLTLVALYAYRRQGRGVEIV
- a CDS encoding GntR family transcriptional regulator — translated: MQSGSLHDRRQGLQPRAERSTKADEAYRILRRMIVTLELAPGTVIDERYFASQFGIGRTPLREAVQRLAEQNLVVSSRHRQSQVAPVELTDIQCICELRLVLEPMAASLACERADDEDIQSVRTILDEYKKHVDAHDLKGALDVDYEFHDRLARSTRNPHLADAIDRLNAHSQRLWFLSFRQLRSLDGILEEHDSVLQALAARRPAEAAQAMRNHIESFRERIRGLLL
- a CDS encoding TRAP transporter substrate-binding protein: MRGFKVWRTVAMASALELATILVAGSVAVVAEESPITLKYVGSWSNLSLYRNFEQPFWSETASAALDDSVRFEVTTFDQMGLKGPEVFRLMEMGLFNVAAATGDYFVSDVPPIEGLDLPALAPDIETARSIAQAYEPVLDEAFQEYHNAKLLAIVPYPAQIVFSKDRINGLADLKGKKVRASGRSTADFIQAVGGIAVNLAFSEVPQALERGVVDAAVTGSLSGYSAGWGEVADYLYPLPIGGWDFVVTAMRLEDWQRLGPDRQQALAQAVKADLENPVFQAIGDETQQGINCLTNAGACGFGTPAGMTLIPIRAEDEQLARQLLTDVVLPRWAARVGRSWVDGWNETIGKVTGLVAGP
- the gabT gene encoding 4-aminobutyrate--2-oxoglutarate transaminase, with product MATNSELNELRRRYVPRGVFGTVDAFMDRGHGATVEDVDGRLYIDFAGGIGVLNVGHTPDPVVRAVVDQASRYLHSCMHVMWNEPYVQVARRLAELAPGAGPKKTLLLNSGAEAVENAVKIARAATGRPAVVAFAHAFHGRTLLGMTLTAKASPYKLGFGPLAPEVYRAPFPYLYRRPPELTEEAYVDEVYRAFEERVVREIGTERVAAVILEPVLGEGGFLPTPPAFAQRVARFCREHGIVFIADEVQTGMGRTGTLLASEQLGIEPDLITLAKSLAAGLPLGAVVGRAELMDAPQVGGLGGTFAGNPVACSAALAVLDMVTAPGFLERARRLGDLARERLVAFQRENPLIGDVRGLGPMLAMELVRSPSTREPDEGATAAVLAAAHRRGLILMKAGTYNNVIRLLFPLVITDEELEEGLRILSQALARVDRQGAGTRQYASS
- a CDS encoding ABC transporter permease; protein product: MNRLHPLASAAALLTLAFLYGPMLAVAVFSVNASRYGLVWRGFSWDWYRKLLHDEYILQAAGNTLVLALFSTLAATLLGTALAIGMDRFPWSRRWGSLFETILYLPVVTPDIILAAALVVAFGLLRAVSSVFEPGLLTMIIGHITFQVAFVALVVRGRLVSLEKNIEEAARDLYAGTPYLLRRVMLPLLAPGIVAGSMLAFTLSLDDFVISFFTSAPTSTTLPLFIYASTRRGIMPEIHALSTLVFFATVILVVGVERLTRR
- a CDS encoding ABC transporter ATP-binding protein yields the protein MGRRNEDRMKKAPVSGLSLDDSVVPVAPDAEPGALELKPAGESAATGLTIERVSKRFGDVAALRGVDLLVRGGEFFTLLGPSGCGKTTLLRIIAGLELPDSGRILLSGKDITSLPANMRPINTVFQNYALFPHLDVYENVAFGLRSRRFPVTAIKRRVEDALAMLQLDSLAGRYPHQLSGGQQQRVALARALVNEPEILLLDEPLSSLDAKLRAILQVELRRLQRRLSATFILVTHDQDEAMAVSDRIAVMQPGIMVQVGTPQEIYERPCNRYVAEFLGAANLILATSLGDVVETQFGILELNEKPSWRQRTLAIRPERVRLGLTPPAANGVRGRLREVVYRGAFVEAFFDPGQLRVRAADLYPLQEGDEVWLELPREALVVLDE
- a CDS encoding TRAP transporter small permease subunit — protein: MNLWLDRTIEAARRLSRFAVWVCGVALFGTAGLIGVEVLVRKLFRISTQGATEISGYVLAACTAWALADALLAKSHVRVDLVLRRVGRRTRAFLDLVALLMLALFVAPLAHFAFRVVTLSVTRGATANTTLATPLWIPQGIWTVGIVWFLLIIVLLILRVAIAIGRGDHEAAARVAGIASLDDEE
- a CDS encoding PucR family transcriptional regulator — encoded protein: MGRLPIFREIPLVAGAAGREREMRWVHIIDIPDPLQWVRGHELLLSTGFAWFREETWLSGLVERLHDAEVAGLVLAVGRYFPAVPEPVRAAADRLGFPVFAAPFRIPFIEIIKAVQEQLLREQYESLLRMEEIHRTLTSAALYARSLDELCASVAQLLERSTAILDPEGRILAIADPAEAEQAPSDPGKPTGLRKPTRANVKAGTLPSFCTGVVHERGIEESEVVHHNGQPVIVSPIQVGRERKGYLVVLAGSGPITGLDLRAAEQGATVAALHLMREEAAVHAERRVRSSFVDALLTPRMAGSAGLAEQARLHGFDEGAQHVVGIVSEERLLGTASRVRALTSTQEFTQREHLGGVVYDWLRKHDKPPLLTYFLNLVVFVDVVHGPRMPGQGDSWQDLYLRLASGGARPVLAVGQPHPGLEGVSRSYEEAHAALLTQPLLQGVLRYEDARFLHLLARIPKTELRRWWEDLLQAILEGPHPGTHLEVIRALVEAGFDGQAAARSLFIHPNTLRYRARAIEKLLGRDLSDPETRLLLAAAQQIEAWLGTHEAVSPSEPVNRQQ